The genomic DNA CCAACTCCAAGACTGGTATCCATTTTAAGCAACATAACATTAaagctatgtaaaaaaaaaaaaaaaaaaaaaaaaatgttatcaaagGAATCGAACGAGAATAAAATTCATGCTtcttctgcgttgatttctggTTGTTTTGAATCCCTTAACAACAATTGCTAAAGGTAAGGTAAtttcaatgtaatttaaaaactGTGCCGGTTAATCCATCAGAGATTATTTGTGTTGGACCCGCCGTCCTCTAAGGTTCTGTGGGTGAAATGTGTTTACTTTGCAAGAGCATGgtgatgtattattgttttaatgtttagactgtattaaaaaaagcagtgtaatacagagtaagggaaactttttttttgttaaactatcacACATAAATATTCCCTTCAAGTAGATGCAAGACAAGGCAAGATTCTGTAAATTTAGGGAATATAGAAATACACATTCATTTGTATAGTCATCCATATGTTAAGCTCTTGTGAATACTGGCCGATTACTGCTAGAATACAGCATTTATTAACAATTTGGAAGTTATTCCCATTATAAAATGTGATCTGATACAACTTAATCTAAAAGGTGTTATGTGTTTAATTAATGAAATGGCCATTGCAAATCAGAGAATCTCAATTTCTATAATCAGTTGTTCTTGATACATTTAACTGCTTAAATTTAGAACTGTGTTTCATGCAAACTATAAGCTTGTTCATGGGTATAGTAAGGTATGGTACCCCACAAATAAAATCAGCAGTACACAATCAAGTTGACACACAACattgtattaaatatttatttccaaGAGCAATGTACAATTTGAAAACATCTGTAAACAGAGATATTGTGCCAACCTGGCAATAAACATAAAAACtaaaacctggaaaaaaaaacccccaaaaaaacatataCTATTTTGTAACTGCAATACGTAGCTCTGCTTCCAAGTGATGTACAAGTGGCTGATACATTTTACATGACACCACTATCTGTGAACTCTTCCATTTCATAAATTAATTCAAATACACAGAAAGAACTGATTGCTGCTGCAACTTTGGATCACAAAAACAAACCAGctgtaactactatgcaaaatTCTATATTTATCATTCCtcttggaaaaataaaaacaaccaaaagaaagCCCTTAGTGGAATCAAAACAGTATATTACAGACTTTCAGTGCATTTCTGCTCTTGTATGCAACAGACATAAATTAAAACCTAAAAATACTGGACCACTAATAAATTTACTTTCTTTACATTTAGTTCCGCTAACTTTCAACAAACTCGCAGCCTTAACAGCTGCAAATAATGTCCTTTTTTATGTACATTTCTGTATAAAACGGCACTATTTTAATTGTGCACATCACGTTAATATTGTTATAATGAATCCTTAAAATACACCTTATTGGCTACTGGATGTTaggatgtttttgttattttttattgtaataaacaTTCCAGCATTGTCTTGAGAGAAATGTTTCTTGGAAGGGAAGACTGAAGGAGTCTGTTTAGGGGCTGGGGTCTGAGGTCAGATGTAGGGCTGACAGGTAACATGAGTGGTTTGGGAAGAGAATCTAGTTGGTCACCATTGCTTCCAGCTGGACATCCTGCATGCTGTTGGGCATGCCAGTGTGTGCATGCACTGCTTGTTAAAAGAAACTGATTAACAAACAATAGCTGCTGGAAGATGATGTTTATTCCTTCCGTACTCGTCTTTTACGGACTGGTTGTTTTGGTCCATCTCCTGTACCTTCATCAGCATCTTTCATCtgagaatacaaaaataaagaaagatgTTGATAAACTGTATTCATAATGCgtaataaagggggggggggggggggtgttaaacCTCTGCCTATTTTATGCAATGCCATATTTTACAGGTTAGTCCTAGCATGTGCGAAAATGTTTTCTGCATTACAGAGCTGCAAACTGGTAACAATTTCTTTACTCCTTTCTACTCCACAACAGGTTTCTCTTCAGGAAACTCCCTGAAAGAAACATCTAGTGACACagttatcaaaaaaataaaaaataaaaaaataagatggGGAAGATATGTTGGGTAGAATCAATTTCAGCTACTAATTTTCAAAtttctttacatatatatatatatatatatatatatatatatatatatatatatatatatatatatatattcctttaaTCGATCCAAACAAACTTAAAAGGAGATATCTCCTTTTAAGTTTGTTTGGATCGATTAAATGAAATTTGATAGATaacatcctttaaaaaaatattaattaacccTTCGTCACCAGCAATAATACAGTTCACAGGGAAGGCAGAAAGGGCACTCCACATACATAATcattctcctccctccttaactccccccctcctcctcctcccccctctatctcctctgatgactttgcctctttcttctcttctaaaatctcagatatacGCAAACTCTTTAATACCaatcccgctccaacccctacacccactacatcccctctggctctacctcctctacacttcCCTGCCTCCatctgaccatcttccggcgcctcctcaagactcacctcttcagacagcacctgtagaaactcctcttttccatctggacacttatccttaaatgcactttacttgctcttattggctccctattttactgcatttaaccctgtactttagagtactgtaatctgtcaagtgtcatttaatctgtagtattttgtatttaattatatcctgatgtaactatcactgacactgttatctgctccgttattgaatcgtattttgtcatatacttgtacttgctagaaccaaagtgattgtattttatcttgctcttaattgtattaatacttgtactgtgattcttgaaatgtatttttgtttacgactggataagggcgtctactaagaaataaataataataataataataataaaataataataataattagggcttctaattttcagatttaaccgataaaaaaaactgataaaacactgataaacactgataaaacaaacaaacaaacaaacaaacacctttCCCAGTgaagttgggcaatgtccctccttcctgacttgtatctatcattaatttgttctgaatactttaaacccaccccagctactgagtggcagcaaattgtGTCCGGCATATCTGAACGTATGGCATAACAGTGTCTGTATTAGCAAGGGAATACTGTACATCTTGTCTATATCTATCCCATCTCCCCTGCAACTCACAGCACTGCACTCTGAAAGCAAACAGGAGCTGGGCATGGTATACGGTATATGAAAGAAACACTGACCTCGTCTTCGGACACAGACTCGTTGGTTTTGTTGCCTTCTTCGTCCTCTTCTTCCTCATGGCTGCCTTCTCCCACAGCCCCgctctcctcatcctcctcctcttcttcctcatcttcatcctcctcctcctcttctgcaATTATCAGTTAACAACTTCTTTCAGGATTGAATACTGACAATACTCTCTAATCCAGTACCCATGCACAGCATTCATTTTGCCAgattaaaaaaaggcatttgcCAAACTACCTTCATATATGAAAGAGTATTACAGGCACTACCCTGCTTCACATTTGCAGACACTGAATGATCTGATACACAGTAATTCTGTTAAGCCAGGGTTACACTTGATTGGGAATTGGGGTCATGATGAGCTACTTTTCAGACCTTAGAGAAGAAGCATCTGTATTGCATAATGGCAATGCAGTTCCCATAGCACGTAATGTTCCCCTCACACGTAACACACCAAAGCCCTTACAATGACTTTCCGGCACAGATGCCAACATATGAAAAGGAGAAAACAGTAGCATGTGCCGAGCTAGAAATTAAAGGTTCTTAGGCTCTGGCAAGCCAATCCTATAATGTTCAATCTATAATTTTGGTAACTGTAAACACACtgcattaagaaataaataataaaaaaaatattactattaatattaCATATTACTGGTGTTTCTTCGTACCTATGCGTGTGATACAGTCATGACGTCCATcatgtttcacagagaagtctgtccggcAGTATTCACAGTAGACATGAGATTCAGACACTCGACTTCTGTTAATGAATGACTAGTCTGTGATGAATTCCTCTTGatatttctgacaagccaaccTCGATCTTTTAGATGGATGGgagtttttgtttgatttgtgattcctattttaataacgGATAAGCAACCAAGTATAGGTGCAATTGATAATGATAGCAAGGCGACATTTGCGCAGCAGTTTCTGAAAGACCtctaaactggttactaagcaacccggctcagagcttttagtatgtcagttaaaataCCACAATAAACTGtgagtgaaatacagtattaattaaaaaaaataacaggaaaacacacacatggtattgaaataatatttcataaacattcagggagtatccatcatttatttatattataaaaatcGCAGTATTATACCCTTTGACATAGCgccgtagcagaacctccaaaatagtagctgctatggCCAAATCGTAGCCGTTGGCATCTCTGCTTTCCAGCTGTAATGCCAGCTGCTCACATAAAACTAATACTAGTCATCTTCTTGTCCAGCCAGGACAATAGGGCGTGGCtattttttctctttcttccTGGACTGTTGTATTTTGTTCCTAgattaaaattacaaaaataataaaaaacaatataaatattaaTTGTTTCAAATGCCGAGACTGACCTTTAGCTGAAGCTGCCAGTTCCTCCTTGACCCTTCTCTCCAGTCTTATTttctcctcctgctcctgctcctcctcttcctccttctcctctgcctCCTTCACATCCTTCTGCCGGGCATCTGTCTTCTTGTAGGTGGCGGCTAATTCATCTGTCTTCTACAGACATGCAATTGAAGATGTTGAATCaaaattaatttattacatttttttgtatttctaaattaagCACTACCAAATGTTTGTTATGGAAGAAGACATAAAACACACCACAAAATGTGTTACACTTCCCATTCCCAGCTAAACTTATCCGAACGCTTGCTATTTTCTCTTGCAAATCACTTAGTATTGTTATTTATAAGGTTTTTAGATTTTTAAAGTTTgtgaataaatcaatcaatcattcaaatcaataaatacacacacacacacacaaggattgCATTTATTCCTGGTAATACAGAATGGCAATCCTGCTTAGAACTGTATTTTTCAACCAGTTAGTAAAAAGAATTTGCAGTGCAATACGTTCTTACCTAGAGGCTTGTAGGACAGTGTGGTAAGCTCACATTGCTATCCATGCTCATGAGTACAACAAATGACCACATGAATTATGAAGGAggaaagataataaaaaataaaattgaattggAAGGTGTGAGAGTCTGCGTGCCTTTCAGAATCactgcaaatatttaaaataacaataaaaaaaataaaatcagtggtAGATGAGAGTCGTAGTCTTACCTTggggaaacagaaaaaaacaaccagtCCCAGTGGTAACCCGACAGTCAGGATGTAAACAATCCACAACCAAGGACGCTCCTCTGCAGCTGTTTTCAACTGACTCAGCACACTTGGCTGCAAAACAGCAACGCATCGAATACAGTGAACATGTAATGCAgtggaaatattattattattattatttatttcttagcagacacccttatccagggcgacttacaattgttacaagatatcacattacttttacatacaattacattattttttacacattatttttacatacaattacccatttatttaaatggtattgtaaagatgttgccgtctcctcAAGTCTATAGTGTTGtaaggattttggttttatgtattcaaaaatgaatataattttattcccacttaaaaaaaaagtcccctagatGCTGCTTAACTTTGCAACTGTGTCATACCCACCTTAACTTTTCTTATTTGTGTTCATTGCTGTTAACATGTagtaacatgtaaaaaaaataaataaataataacttcattattaagttttgcactctgctgagagatcagtgggcgggcacggcatgtcttaaaacgcactcgattggctattgctaggtaacacTTTGCTTCTTTTGAACTAATAGGATGCCGTCCAAACTGATAAAGACGAAGAGggtattcagttgcagtggtcacatccttaccccctatcgttccagactgagcccagaaaatgttaatattttggtgtttctccacagtaatttgaaataaaaaaccagcattattttgctgagcctgtgtgAGCTGGAGTGAACACTACTTCCATTTAGGTAGTGCCTGATAGAACTGTAGTaccagtgtgttgtatttgttttaaaactttaaaagttatttttcttgttaaaaaattacttgagtgtatttctttaaatagccatgtaaaaacagatttaaaaaaagaattacattatACCGCAGTACgacgataaccgtggtatattttttgaTGGTTACCATACTGTCAAAATttgataccgtgacatccctactATCAAATACAGTATTCTTTATATACAGCTAGTACCAATACCTCATTGGCGCTGGCCACCAGCTTCTTCAAGCCCCAGCTGTCAGCTGCCCAGCGGTCAGCCACTTCCTTCTCAGAGCAGATGATGAAGTTGTCAAAGTAGATGTCAGAAGTCATGGACCACAGCTCTAAGCCCACTGCACTAAAGGGAGTCATGAGGAATGGATGCTGGTCTTCAAAATAATCTGGGTTCGGGATTTTCCTTGGGCTCCAAATTccctacaaataataaaatatacacatttttgttttctacatttaCATATATGTAAACAGACAATTGCAGCTACTCTACCCCTCCTACtgtgcactggacttgcctgacctacgcACCATGTTACTGGACGCTCAgatgatgcactatccttgcactattattatgtcattgtagatacaaattgccttaatcctaaattgttactttttttctagcaatatttgcacttactgtaaactacactgtatttaaatattgtttttgcactgtaaacttgtattgccctgtaacacctgtaagtcgccttggataaaggcatctgccaaataaacaaaactaaactaatgCTTTTCAGAACAAACCTGATAGTTGGGGTTGTCGATCATGGAAGGCTTCCACTTGCCCTTGTAGTTGGGGTTGTCGATCAGGGGCAGCTTCCATGTTCCACAGCCTGGGGCCGTCTCACAGGCTGGGTTGGGGACCTGAGGGGCTTCCCATTCCCCATCCATCTCCTCATCCCTGCAACAACACAAGGCACTCATTCAGCAGCAGCAAGTGTCAAAAAGGCAAACAGTTAGACAGTTATGCATGCTCATGAGTACCACCTGGAAGTTATCTAAGtgggaaacacacacatacatatatatatttatttattaccagtcTTCAGGTTTCTCTGAATTAGGGTCCGACATATACTCTGGTTCATCATCGAGCCAGCCTTCAGGTTTCACTGCATTAGGATCTTCTATCTTTGTTGGAGCATCTTCATCCCTGAAACAGTGACATGCATGGTTTCCCATGGCTAAATAAATAGAAAGCCTCAACTGACCAACATGACCTGCCCTTTACCCTCTCCACAAACACTTAAGGCCCAGAGAATTAAAGTGATACGAAACCTGCAGCACACAGCAAGGAATGTTACAACAATCACATTCATAGTCATCCATAACTAACATTTTTTATCATGATTACTGAGGTATATCATTTAAGAAACTATTCAAGTAGCCAATTGTTCCGGCTGACACTAATGAAGGCATtagcaaaacatttgtctacttccCTTAAGTTTCTGAAAAGGTTTTACTTTATACAATAAATATACTCTACTGCTTAACTATGGTTAACCGTTTTCACTCACCAgtcgtctggtttggtttcctcTGGGTTGGGGATCTTTGGATGCTCGTCCCAATCCTCGGGTTTGCTGTCATTGGGATCATCGACCTCTTTGGCTGGGTTTACAGGAGGGATGAAATCTTCCAGGAGGTTTCCTTTACTTACACTGGTCTGATCAATGAAGATCTCAAAGCTGTTATCTGGATTCAGTACTGAAAGAAATACACagctatattttaaaatgctgtaagCTCTCTTTCAGCATTGCATTGGAATCTGAGACTTCTGTTCAGCACTCTGATTGGTAGTGTGCGcctacaaacagcaaagcacattAGCACTTGCATCACTGTAACAGGAAAGAAAATACAAAGATGGTTGGGGCAGACATTGAAATCGCTCTGTGATAAATTtcacctgtttttaaaaaaaaaaaaaactcttttgaAGCACTGGAAAGATGACAACAGCAAAACTATGCTTTGTTAATGTCTTCAAAAACACTATTTTACAGCTTATTTAAGGTttcttattatttctttttttttttttaatataaatacgaGAATGCACAATTATTTTACACCCACTGCTGCAATTCACAACACAGCTCagaggaacgttaggttattatcataaccctgtttccctgaaatagaaatgtaaccattaccaaatctGCATTTACAGCCTAATGACCCAAATCCTGAAAATTGTTTACCAAAGTTGCTCCTTTGATCCTGTGACGCAGTCGTGACCCTGCCCCTCAGTGATGAAAAGGACTGCCCTCATAGATCTCAGCGTAATTTTTCCTTTAAGCCTGCAGCAATCATGCACCGactttgaaggttaatggttaaatttctaatttcagggaaccagggttatgataataacctaatgctCCCTTTCAAGTGtaaaatataaccattaccaCAAGGGCAAGACTGCTGCACGACCGGAATACTACAAGGCTGCCTTATGCGTTACCATTCAGGActccagtaacaagtagctagggctaaagaATTGAGGGAGAATTTCACCTTCTATGTTTGTGATATAAGGGTTGACACTCtggttccaaagccagggttttgaggatccacaacattcagtTTATAGAACCTTGTAAAGGTATGAcaagtagcccacactgctgcattgcaaatgtccttgacagatccaccctggaataaagcccacaaagttgccatgcccctggtggaatggccagcgagcttctctggagggggcaagttggctcgctcataggcagtcctgagtGTATCTGTTATCCATTAGGACAGTTTcttttagacagggcttgaccatagGACTTCGCCCcacagcagacaaaaaattgttcagactgcctccaactttttgtcctgtcaacgtaATACGCTAGTGCCTGCACAGGACAGAGCGTATGGCACTGcagctctctgtcagactggaaaggaggtggatggaaagcctccaattccacagactggttgacatgaaatgccaagatagtcttcggcaaaaaagcaggattggtacagagtgtaacctttgtcctggcttctgcaaaaattaagcaggctttctcAATTgagtattac from Acipenser ruthenus chromosome 2, fAciRut3.2 maternal haplotype, whole genome shotgun sequence includes the following:
- the LOC117408295 gene encoding calnexin-like isoform X1 produces the protein MKKREYSAFSLLSFSSLEIVTLQLFTVFAYVCRLACCFLCSHSRNNSLCCNFTVTGVVLLLVTYKTPVPTGEVNFAETFDDGSLDGWKISKTMKDDTADEIAKYDGQWEVEPLKENTLPGDKGLVLKSRAKHHAIAAMLQEPFVFEEKPLVVQYEVNFQDGIDCGGAYMKLLSATDDLDLENFYDRTPYTIMFGPDKCGEDYKLHFIFRHKNPQNGDYEEKQAKRADVDLKKIYSDKKTHLYTLVLNPDNSFEIFIDQTSVSKGNLLEDFIPPVNPAKEVDDPNDSKPEDWDEHPKIPNPEETKPDDWDEDAPTKIEDPNAVKPEGWLDDEPEYMSDPNSEKPEDWDEEMDGEWEAPQVPNPACETAPGCGTWKLPLIDNPNYKGKWKPSMIDNPNYQGIWSPRKIPNPDYFEDQHPFLMTPFSAVGLELWSMTSDIYFDNFIICSEKEVADRWAADSWGLKKLVASANEPSVLSQLKTAAEERPWLWIVYILTVGLPLGLVVFFCFPKKTDELAATYKKTDARQKDVKEAEEKEEEEEQEQEEKIRLERRVKEELAASAKEEEEEDEDEEEEEEDEESGAVGEGSHEEEEDEEGNKTNESVSEDEMKDADEGTGDGPKQPVRKRRVRKE
- the LOC117408295 gene encoding calnexin-like isoform X2, which gives rise to MKLLWLWMCLGLLCLAAVVRSHEEEDNDIEYEAQVEDFEEKPTETSDPEDNSQSFQVTYKTPVPTGEVNFAETFDDGSLDGWKISKTMKDDTADEIAKYDGQWEVEPLKENTLPGDKGLVLKSRAKHHAIAAMLQEPFVFEEKPLVVQYEVNFQDGIDCGGAYMKLLSATDDLDLENFYDRTPYTIMFGPDKCGEDYKLHFIFRHKNPQNGDYEEKQAKRADVDLKKIYSDKKTHLYTLVLNPDNSFEIFIDQTSVSKGNLLEDFIPPVNPAKEVDDPNDSKPEDWDEHPKIPNPEETKPDDWDEDAPTKIEDPNAVKPEGWLDDEPEYMSDPNSEKPEDWDEEMDGEWEAPQVPNPACETAPGCGTWKLPLIDNPNYKGKWKPSMIDNPNYQGIWSPRKIPNPDYFEDQHPFLMTPFSAVGLELWSMTSDIYFDNFIICSEKEVADRWAADSWGLKKLVASANEPSVLSQLKTAAEERPWLWIVYILTVGLPLGLVVFFCFPKKTDELAATYKKTDARQKDVKEAEEKEEEEEQEQEEKIRLERRVKEELAASAKEEEEEDEDEEEEEEDEESGAVGEGSHEEEEDEEGNKTNESVSEDEMKDADEGTGDGPKQPVRKRRVRKE
- the LOC117408295 gene encoding calmegin-like isoform X3; this translates as MKDDTADEIAKYDGQWEVEPLKENTLPGDKGLVLKSRAKHHAIAAMLQEPFVFEEKPLVVQYEVNFQDGIDCGGAYMKLLSATDDLDLENFYDRTPYTIMFGPDKCGEDYKLHFIFRHKNPQNGDYEEKQAKRADVDLKKIYSDKKTHLYTLVLNPDNSFEIFIDQTSVSKGNLLEDFIPPVNPAKEVDDPNDSKPEDWDEHPKIPNPEETKPDDWDEDAPTKIEDPNAVKPEGWLDDEPEYMSDPNSEKPEDWDEEMDGEWEAPQVPNPACETAPGCGTWKLPLIDNPNYKGKWKPSMIDNPNYQGIWSPRKIPNPDYFEDQHPFLMTPFSAVGLELWSMTSDIYFDNFIICSEKEVADRWAADSWGLKKLVASANEPSVLSQLKTAAEERPWLWIVYILTVGLPLGLVVFFCFPKKTDELAATYKKTDARQKDVKEAEEKEEEEEQEQEEKIRLERRVKEELAASAKEEEEEDEDEEEEEEDEESGAVGEGSHEEEEDEEGNKTNESVSEDEMKDADEGTGDGPKQPVRKRRVRKE
- the LOC117408295 gene encoding calnexin-like isoform X4, whose translation is MKKREYSAFSLLSFSSLEIVTLQLFTVFAYVCRLACCFLCSHSRNNSLCCNFTVTGVVLLLVTYKTPVPTGEVNFAETFDDGSLDGWKISKTMKDDTADEIAKYDGQWEVEPLKENTLPGDKGLVLKSRAKHHAIAAMLQEPFVFEEKPLVVQYEVNFQDGIDCGGAYMKLLSATDDLDLENFYDRTPYTIMFGPDKCGEDYKLHFIFRHKNPQNGDYEEKQAKRADVDLKKIYSDKKTHLYTLVLNPDNSFEIFIDQTSVSKGNLLEDFIPPVNPAKEVDDPNDSKPEDWDEHPKIPNPEETKPDDWDEDAPTKIEDPNAVKPEGWLDDEPEYMSDPNSEKPEDWDEEMDGEWEAPQVPNPACETAPGCGTWKLPLIDNPNYKGKWKPSMIDNPNYQGIWSPRKIPNPDYFEDQHPFLMTPFSAVGLELWSMTSDIYFDNFIICSEKEVADRWAADSWGLKKLVASANEPSVLSQLKTAAEERPWLWIVYILTVGLPLGLVVFFCFPKHG